A genomic region of Antennarius striatus isolate MH-2024 chromosome 16, ASM4005453v1, whole genome shotgun sequence contains the following coding sequences:
- the hcrt gene encoding hypocretin neuropeptide precursor: protein MTLFPANSQRDSRMDVSEKKLLALMAMLLLLSPVACEAQTVSECCRQSPHSCRLYVLLCHSDSKTPGGAPLTGDAAAGILTLGKRREEEERLQSKLHLLLNGSRNQAAGILTMGKRAGERYVEWMGRTRSPWPLIGSG from the exons ATGACGTTGTTTCCCGCAAACTCCCAGAGAGACTCCAGGATGGACGTGTCGGAAAAG AAGCTCCTGGCGCTGATggcgatgctgctgctgctgtctccGGTGGCCTGCGAGGCTCAAACCGTATCTGAATGCTGCCGCCAGTCGCCTCACTCCTGTCGCCTCTACGTGCTGCTGTGTCATTCCGACAGCAAGACCCCTGGGGGGGCGCCGCTCACGGGCGACGCCGCCGCCGGCATCCTCACCCtggggaagaggagagaggaggaggagcgccTGCAGAGTAaactccatctgctcctcaacGGCTCCAGGAACCAGGCGGCCGGGATCCTGACGATGGGGAAGAGAGCCGGGGAGAGATATGTGGAGTGGATGGGTCGGACGAGGAGCCCGTGGCCCCTGATTGGTTCAGGCTGA
- the kcnh4a gene encoding potassium voltage-gated channel subfamily H member 4a, with protein MPVMKGLLAPQNTFLDTIAKHFDGTHSNFLLGNAQGRYGYPVVYCSDGFCELTGFVRTEVMQKTCTCSFLHGAETSESLIQQVHKALEGQQEYQGEICFYRKNGNAFWCLLDIVPIKNEKGEVVLFLLSFKDLSESLRKRHTYNREDGLPEVAHQSRKNNQSNFSQTQRRGRAVLQQMTDLFTKRGKSKLTNSVFQKPTLPEYKVAAVKKSRFILLHYSISKALWDWLILLATFYVAVAVPYDICFVSHDEGSDHHSFVSQTTVGTDIAVEMLFILDIILNFRTTYVSQSGQVVYDARSIYLHYCTTWFFVDLIAALPFDLLYAFNITVTSLVHLLKTVRLLRLLRLLQKLDRYSQYSAVVLTLLMSVFALLAHWMACVWYVIGRKEIESSDPVTWDIGWLQELGKRLETPYINSTAGGPSMPSAYIASLYFTLSSLTSVGFGNVCANTDAEKIFSICIMLMGALMHAVVFGNVTAIIQRMYSRRSLYHTRMKDLKDFIRVHRLPQQLKQRMLEYFQATWSVNNGINANELLHDFPDELRADIAMHLNKDILQLPVFERASRGCLRSLSLHIKTSFCAPGEYLIRHGDALQANYFVCSGSLEVLKDGMVQAILGKGDLIGADLSERDEVIKTNADVKALTYCDLQYISVRALREVLELYPEYGSRFSSDIHHNLTYNLREGCEADGGTKTQWSSKLSQSHSSMDRKLPYIIQADDAEQSKDMRPSHQRRLPLLCGVRTPVHQPRLSLLGEELPLNTLRPCRSPVRDGRGRSPSPQPFPNEKLSPSLVTRLTVDPDSNHRPAKLLMPSLPCISPPDLSPRVVDGIEDNGHTFHFNVERNETKTDVADHLRFSSKVLLETEEVRQNISKLNKEVNNLNQEVSNLAKGLHDIMHFLPSHMAMLHGTTPVSSYSFGVPMAPSPSVTSSSTWQPNVPLKIATGLHLHHDAINHPARNVWGCSGMSSQGVSPTMLHTPSPMSPCLHLCCSDRDGTTAHRLQSQCGNFPSSRTSPSSPYMTHRHAQGGPSLLAISPAFRSFPSMCQASQVAYNTSVPTRNSTHSLCSPIHSAHVQTNSEPTHHQTNPQTPIRSTVTFTGRPQYHTTFSSLTPTGVHASTCTGHSPSQQGSTNSTRQNEPIGASSVHLMQELACSPLGQRTDKDCEAPLCRERTDKTEFQGMSSSPPAVEVQPPLLEVKENTNLTTSASRHDGVW; from the exons ATGCCTGTGATGAAGGGCCTCCTCGCTCCACAAAACACCTTCTTGGACACCATCGCAAAACACTTTGATGGCACTC ACAGCAACTTCCTCCTGGGGAACGCTCAGGGTCGTTACGGATACCCCGTTGTTTACTGTTCCGACGGCTTTTGCGAGCTGACCGGCTTCGTTCGTACCGAGGTGATGCAGAAAACTTGTACCTGCAGCTTCCTGCATGGAGCCGAGACCAGCGAGAGCCTGATCCAGCAGGTGCACAAGGCTCTGGAGGGCCAGCAGGAGTACCAGGGAGAGATCTGCTTCTACAGGAAGAACG GAAATGCATTTTGGTGCCTCCTGGATATTGTGCCGATTAAAAATGAGAAAGGCGAGGTAGTTCTGTTCCTGTTATCCTTCAAAGACCTCAGCGAATCCTTACGGAAACGCCACACCTACAATCGTGAAGACG GTTTGCCAGAGGTTGCTCACCAGAGCCggaaaaacaatcaatcaaacttttctCAAACTCAACGAAGGGGTCGGGCCGTTCTGCAACAAATGACCGATCTGTTCACCAAAAGGGGCAAAAGCAAGCTGACCAAC AGCGTGTTTCAGAAACCGACTCTTCCTGAGTACAAGGTGGCGGCGGTGAAGAAGTCCCGTTTCATCCTGCTGCACTACAGCATCTCCAAGGCGCTGTGGGACTGGCTCATCCTGCTGGCCACCTTTTACGTGGCCGTCGCCGTGCCCTACGACATCTGCTTCGTCAGTCACGATGAGGGCAGCGACCATCACTCGTTTGTCAGTCAGACCACCGTAGGCACTGACATCGCCGTGGAGATGCTCTTCATCCTTG ATATTATTCTAAATTTCCGCACCACCTATGTGAGCCAGTCCGGTCAAGTGGTGTATGACGCCAGATCCATCTACCTCCACTACTGCACCACTTGGTTCTTTGTGGATCTGATTGCAGCGTTGCCCTTTGACCTTCTCTACGCTTTCAACATCACAGTG ACGTCGTTGGTCCACCTGCTGAAGACGGTTCGTTTGCTACGCCTGCTGCGCCTCCTGCAGAAACTGGACCGCTACTCCCAGTACAGCGCCGTGGTCCTGACCCTGCTCATGTCCGTGTTCGCCCTGCTGGCCCATTGGATGGCCTGCGTCTGGTACGTCATCGGACGCAAGGAGATAGAGAGCAGCGACCCCGTCACCTGGGACATAG GCTGGCTTCAGGAGTTGGGGAAGCGTCTGGAGACGCCGTACATCAACAGCACCGCGGGCGGACCCTCCATGCCCAGCGCCTACATCGCTTCCCTCTACTTCACCCTCAGCAGCCTCACAAGTGTCGGTTTTGGCAACGTCTGTGCCAATACCGACGCTGAGAAAATCTTCTCCATCTGCATCATGCTCATGGGGG cCCTGATGCACGCAGTGGTCTTCGGTAACGTGACGGCCATCATCCAGCGGATGTACTCCAGGCGCTCCCTCTACCACACCCGCATGAAGGATCTGAAGGACTTCATCCGGGTGCACCGGCTACCTCAGCAGCTGAAGCAAAGGATGCTGGAGTACTTTCAGGCCACCTGGTCGGTCAACAATGGCATCAATGCCAACGAG CTGCTGCACGACTTTCCGGATGAACTGCGAGCCGATATCGCCATGCATCTGAACAAAGACATCCTGCAGCTGCCCGTGTTCGAACGCGCCAGCCGAGGTTGTCTGCGCTCCCTCTCCCTGCACATCAAGACCTCCTTCTGTGCACCGGGGGAGTACCTCATCCGCCACGGAGACGCCCTACAAGCCAACTATTTTGTCTGCTCCGGTTCCCTGGAGGTTCTGAAAGACGGCATGGTCCAGGCCATCCTGG GTAAAGGTGACCTTATTGGGGCGGATCTCTCGGAACGTGATGAGGTGATCAAGACCAACGCGGACGTGAAGGCTCTGACCTATTGTGACCTGCAGTACATCAGCGTGAGGGCCTTGAGGGAGGTCCTGGAGCTGTACCCAGAGTACGGCAGCCGGTTCAGCTCTGACATCCACCACAACCTCACCTACAACCTAAGGGAGGGTTGTGAAGCCGAT GGAGGAACAAAGACTCAGTGGTCTTCCAAGCTATCTCAA AGCCACTCTTCCATGGATCGAAAACTACCCTACATTATCCAGGCAGATGATGCAGAACAGAGTAAAGACATGAGACCCTCCCATCAGAGGAGACTACCTTTGCTGTGTGGAGTACGAACTCCTGTTCATCAGCCCCGCCTCAGCCTGTTGGGGGAGGAGCTACCCCTCAATACACTCCGCCCCTGTCGATCACCCGTCCGGGACGGTAGGGGTCGCAGCCCCTCTCCGCAGCCGTTCCCCAATGAGAAGCTCTCTCCGTCTCTCGTGACGCGACTCACAGTCGACCCGGACTCCAACCATCGACCGGCCAAGCTGCTCATGCCATCCCTACCCTGCATTAGTCCACCGGACCTTAGCCCCAG GGTCGTGGATGGAATCGAAGACAACGGTcacacctttcattttaacgTAGAACGAAACGAGACAAAGACGGATGTAGCAG ATCACCTTCGGTTCAGTTCTAAAGTCCTTCTGGAGACAGAGGAAGTGAGACAGAACATTAGCAAACTGAACAAAGAG GTGAACAATTTGAATCAAGAAGTATCCAACCTGGCTAAGGGGCTCCATGACATCATGCATTTCCTTCCCTCCCACATGGCCATGCTCCATGGCACCACCCCAGTCTCCTCCTATTCCTTTGGCGTACCGATGGCGCCCAGTCCTAGCGTGACTTCCTCCAGCACCTGGCAGCCCAATGTCCCTTTGAAGATCGCCACCGGACTGCATCTCCATCACGATGCAATCAACCACCCGGCCAGAAACGTTTGGGGTTGCAGTGGGATGTCTTCTCAGGGCGTTAGTCCCACCATGCTGCACACACCCAGCCCCATGTCGCCCTGTTTACACCTGTGCTGCTCCGACAGAGATGGAACAACAGCCCACAGGTTACAGAGCCAGTGCGGCAATTTTCCAAGCTCCAGAACGAGTCCAAGCTCTCCCTACATGACTCACCGCCACGCCCAGGGAGGTCCGTCCCTTCTGGCTATCAGTCCCGCCTTCAGGAGCTTCCCATCTATGTGTCAAGCTTCGCAGGTGGCATATAACACCTCTGTACCCACAAGAAACAGCACTCACTCCCTCTGCTCCCCAATACACTCAGCCCACGTCCAAACCAACTCCGAGCCCACACACCATCAGACCAACCCCCAGACGCCAATCCGTTCCACCGTTACTTTCACGGGAAGGCCGCAGTATCACACCACCTTCAGTTCTCTCACCCCGACAGGAGTGCATGCTTCGACATGCACAGGGCACAGCCCGAGCCAGCAGGGCTCCACCAACAGCACCAGGCAAAATGAGCCGATAGGGGCCAGCTCTGTCCATCTCATGCAGGAACTTGCTTGTTCTCCGCTGGGACAACGAACAGATAAAGATTGTGAAGCCCCACTGTGTCGAGAGAGGACAGACA